From a region of the Leptospira kmetyi serovar Malaysia str. Bejo-Iso9 genome:
- a CDS encoding metal-sensitive transcriptional regulator: MTKPKHKLHSDPKVKENLILRLKKIEGQVRGIQGMIEREEYCDDVLNQLSSTKSALDGVSKTLLKSHIQTCVVERFQQNDSKILDEFMTTVDRILK; this comes from the coding sequence ATGACAAAACCGAAACACAAACTTCATTCGGATCCGAAGGTTAAGGAGAATCTGATTCTCCGGTTGAAAAAAATCGAAGGGCAGGTCCGAGGAATCCAAGGAATGATCGAAAGGGAAGAATACTGCGACGACGTTTTGAATCAGTTGTCTTCCACGAAGTCGGCGTTGGACGGCGTTTCGAAAACCCTTCTCAAAAGCCATATCCAAACCTGCGTTGTCGAAAGATTTCAGCAGAACGATTCCAAGATTCTGGACGAGTTTATGACGACCGTGGATCGCATTCTTAAATAA
- a CDS encoding heavy-metal-associated domain-containing protein, which produces MKEIKLSVEGMTCAHCLKTVESALKEVGLTGKASLENKEVVYQGEGTSEELSKVKAAILEEGYTPGEVK; this is translated from the coding sequence ATGAAAGAGATTAAATTATCCGTGGAAGGTATGACCTGCGCGCACTGTTTGAAAACGGTGGAATCCGCTCTTAAGGAAGTCGGATTAACGGGGAAGGCAAGTTTGGAAAACAAGGAAGTCGTTTATCAAGGGGAGGGAACTTCGGAGGAATTGTCCAAGGTTAAGGCCGCGATTCTCGAAGAAGGTTATACTCCGGGCGAAGTCAAATGA
- a CDS encoding heavy metal translocating P-type ATPase codes for MSSVKDSPSEGVTLDLIGMTCANCALRIEKGLKKVPGVKDARVNFAMETAKVEFDSSVDEQILLDKVDSLGYRALVHEELELHGETEKAHEKEFKNLKVRLAVSAVLSLPLLLSMIGHFGKNQLSEYMTFLMNPWLQFALATPVQFWIGASFYKGAFRALKNGSANMDVLVALGTSAAYFYSAYQSILTFGAHHHGDVSLYYETSSVLITLILFGKFLEHIAKGKSSKAIQSLVGLQPKNANIIRDGEIQEIPLLAVRPGDLLLVKAGETVPVDGIVEEGNSSVDESMLTGESIPVEKTISSSLFGGSLNQNGILKLRASKVGKDTLLSGIIRVVQEAQGSRAPIQRIADRISGIFVPVVILFSIVTWVLWYVWLDPSNFAGALEKAIAVLVIACPCALGLATPVSILAGSGKAATLGVLFRTAEALEIAHRVKTIVFDKTGTLTYGKPVLKRLESLNSTEENSYLALAASAEQNSEHPLSKAIVAFAKTKGISLSIPERFETIPGGGVSAIVDGKNILIGTDRLFRERGIDLKPELLELKQKRESEGSTVVHLSVNGIHSAILSLADTIKDSTPIAIEKLKSLGMEIYMITGDNRRTANSVAKSCGIKHVLAEVLPEGKSNEVKNLMNSGKVVAMVGDGINDAPALAVADLGISMGTGTDVAMESSDVVIMNGDLISIAHAFAMSRKTVYNIRQNLFWALFYNALGIPIAAAGFLAPWIAGGAMALSSVSVVLNALRLQRK; via the coding sequence ATGAGTTCCGTGAAAGATTCTCCGTCGGAAGGCGTTACGCTCGATCTGATCGGTATGACCTGCGCGAACTGCGCGCTTCGAATCGAAAAAGGTCTTAAAAAAGTTCCGGGTGTTAAGGACGCGAGGGTCAACTTCGCGATGGAGACCGCAAAGGTGGAGTTCGATTCTTCCGTAGACGAACAGATCCTTTTGGATAAGGTGGATTCTCTCGGTTATCGCGCTCTCGTTCACGAAGAGTTGGAGCTTCACGGCGAAACGGAAAAGGCGCACGAAAAAGAATTCAAAAACTTGAAAGTTCGTCTCGCGGTTTCCGCGGTTTTGTCCCTTCCTCTCCTTTTGAGTATGATCGGACACTTCGGGAAGAATCAACTTTCCGAATATATGACTTTTCTAATGAACCCTTGGCTTCAATTCGCGTTGGCGACTCCGGTTCAATTTTGGATCGGAGCTTCCTTTTACAAAGGCGCGTTTCGAGCCTTAAAAAACGGAAGCGCGAACATGGACGTTCTCGTTGCGTTGGGAACTTCGGCGGCGTATTTTTACAGCGCGTATCAATCGATTCTTACCTTCGGCGCGCATCATCACGGGGACGTTTCGCTTTATTACGAAACTTCTTCCGTTTTGATCACTTTGATTCTTTTCGGAAAATTTTTGGAACATATCGCAAAGGGAAAGTCTTCGAAAGCGATTCAATCCCTCGTCGGTTTGCAACCGAAAAACGCGAATATCATCCGCGACGGAGAAATCCAAGAGATTCCTTTGCTCGCGGTGAGACCTGGCGATCTTCTTTTGGTTAAGGCGGGTGAAACCGTTCCAGTGGACGGAATCGTGGAAGAAGGAAACTCGTCCGTCGACGAATCGATGTTAACCGGTGAAAGTATTCCCGTGGAAAAAACGATTTCGAGTTCTTTATTCGGCGGTTCTCTCAACCAAAACGGAATTTTAAAACTTAGAGCCTCCAAAGTAGGAAAGGACACTTTACTTTCGGGAATCATTCGAGTCGTTCAAGAGGCGCAAGGTTCCAGAGCTCCGATCCAGAGGATCGCGGATCGGATTTCCGGAATCTTTGTTCCCGTTGTGATTTTGTTTTCGATCGTCACTTGGGTTCTTTGGTACGTTTGGTTGGATCCTTCGAACTTTGCGGGAGCTTTGGAAAAGGCGATCGCGGTTCTTGTGATCGCTTGTCCGTGCGCCTTGGGTTTGGCGACCCCGGTTTCCATTCTCGCGGGTTCGGGCAAGGCGGCAACGTTAGGCGTTTTGTTTAGAACCGCGGAAGCATTAGAAATTGCTCATAGAGTGAAAACGATCGTTTTCGATAAAACGGGAACTCTGACTTACGGAAAACCGGTTCTGAAACGTTTGGAAAGTTTAAACTCGACGGAGGAGAATTCTTATCTGGCTCTGGCCGCATCTGCGGAACAAAACTCGGAACATCCTCTTTCCAAGGCGATCGTTGCGTTCGCAAAAACAAAAGGAATTTCCCTTTCGATTCCGGAACGTTTTGAAACGATTCCCGGTGGAGGAGTTTCCGCGATCGTCGACGGAAAAAATATTTTGATCGGAACGGATCGTTTGTTTCGGGAAAGAGGAATCGATTTAAAACCGGAACTGCTCGAACTAAAACAAAAAAGGGAATCGGAAGGTTCGACCGTGGTTCATCTGAGCGTAAACGGAATCCATTCCGCGATTCTTTCTTTGGCGGATACGATCAAGGATTCCACTCCGATCGCGATCGAAAAATTAAAATCCCTCGGTATGGAAATTTATATGATCACCGGAGACAATCGAAGAACCGCGAATTCGGTCGCGAAGAGTTGCGGCATTAAACACGTGTTAGCCGAAGTTCTTCCCGAAGGAAAATCGAACGAGGTTAAGAATCTGATGAACTCGGGTAAGGTTGTCGCGATGGTCGGAGACGGAATCAACGACGCTCCCGCTTTAGCCGTCGCGGATCTCGGAATTTCGATGGGAACCGGAACCGACGTCGCGATGGAATCTTCGGACGTGGTCATCATGAACGGGGATTTGATTTCGATCGCGCACGCTTTTGCGATGAGTCGAAAGACCGTTTACAATATCCGTCAGAATTTGTTTTGGGCCTTGTTCTACAATGCTCTCGGAATTCCGATCGCGGCCGCGGGTTTTTTGGCGCCTTGGATCGCGGGAGGAGCGATGGCTCTCAGTTCGGTTTCGGTCGTTTTAAACGCGCTCCGACTGCAGAGAAAATAA
- a CDS encoding PA0069 family radical SAM protein: MIEKPKINRGTQSKIPGRFESRTREADPEFEEDRMSPQTVLMEEKAKTIVSENDVPDLYFTKSINPYRGCEHGCIYCYARPNHAYVDLSPGIDFETKIFAKKNAPELLRKYLSKQKGEVHTIQLAGVTDIYQPAERKLEITRELLKVFLEFKQPVAMITKSYLVTRDLDLLEKLASENLVKVFISVTTLDSELWKRMEPRTASPERRLEAIRKLSEIGVPTGVMAAPMIPGLNDIELERILENSKASGARSAGMVFLRLPYEVAPLFIDWLEKNYPLKKDKVENLIRQARGGKLYDSDYKTRMIGSGNYAEMLWKRFLTARKRLELEDRMSLNKNLFRIPDIYRIRLTKGESLIPGLG; the protein is encoded by the coding sequence ATGATCGAAAAACCCAAAATCAACCGGGGAACCCAATCCAAAATCCCGGGACGTTTCGAATCCAGAACCAGAGAAGCCGATCCGGAATTCGAAGAGGATAGAATGTCGCCTCAAACCGTTCTGATGGAAGAAAAGGCCAAAACGATCGTTTCCGAAAACGACGTCCCCGATTTGTATTTTACGAAATCCATCAATCCATATCGAGGATGCGAACACGGATGTATCTATTGTTACGCGAGACCGAATCACGCGTACGTGGATCTTTCACCCGGAATCGACTTCGAAACCAAAATCTTCGCGAAGAAAAACGCACCCGAACTTTTACGAAAATATCTTTCCAAACAAAAGGGAGAAGTCCATACAATTCAGCTCGCGGGCGTTACTGATATTTATCAACCTGCGGAAAGAAAATTGGAAATCACGAGAGAACTTTTGAAAGTGTTTCTCGAGTTCAAACAACCGGTCGCGATGATCACCAAATCCTATTTGGTCACGCGCGACTTGGATCTTTTGGAAAAACTCGCATCCGAAAATTTAGTGAAGGTTTTCATAAGCGTCACAACCCTCGATTCCGAGTTGTGGAAAAGAATGGAACCCAGAACCGCAAGTCCCGAAAGAAGACTCGAAGCGATTCGAAAACTTTCCGAAATCGGAGTTCCGACCGGAGTGATGGCCGCTCCGATGATCCCCGGACTGAACGATATAGAACTGGAAAGAATATTAGAAAATTCTAAAGCATCGGGGGCAAGAAGCGCCGGGATGGTTTTTTTAAGACTTCCCTACGAGGTCGCGCCTTTGTTTATCGATTGGCTGGAAAAGAATTATCCCCTGAAAAAGGACAAGGTTGAAAATTTAATACGACAAGCCCGAGGCGGAAAACTCTACGATTCCGATTATAAAACCCGGATGATCGGAAGCGGAAATTACGCCGAAATGCTTTGGAAACGTTTTTTAACCGCGCGAAAGCGCCTCGAGCTGGAGGACAGAATGTCTCTGAACAAAAATCTTTTCCGTATTCCGGACATTTATCGAATTCGCTTAACAAAGGGAGAATCCCTGATTCCGGGACTCGGGTGA
- a CDS encoding GyrI-like domain-containing protein: MKECTMPKKNLIGVGSRTKNADEMGADGKIPEVWGKFFQEVLPKVQNAGDSIYAVYSNYESDENGEYSYFIGIPSDEKGSFETFQLPEGNYLELNTASGKSPDIVIQLWQEVWANQDLKNKRAFAVDYEIYPMDFTATPETQVKLYLSEKR, translated from the coding sequence ATGAAAGAATGTACGATGCCGAAAAAGAATCTCATAGGAGTCGGAAGCCGCACTAAAAACGCGGACGAGATGGGAGCCGACGGAAAAATCCCGGAAGTCTGGGGAAAATTCTTTCAAGAAGTATTACCAAAGGTTCAGAACGCGGGAGATTCCATCTACGCGGTATATTCGAATTACGAAAGCGACGAGAACGGAGAATATTCTTACTTTATCGGAATTCCATCGGACGAAAAAGGTTCCTTTGAAACGTTTCAATTACCGGAAGGAAATTATTTGGAACTGAACACCGCATCGGGAAAAAGCCCCGATATCGTGATTCAACTTTGGCAGGAAGTATGGGCGAACCAAGATCTGAAAAACAAACGCGCCTTTGCGGTGGACTACGAAATCTATCCGATGGATTTCACCGCGACTCCGGAAACACAAGTGAAGTTATATCTTTCCGAAAAAAGATAA
- a CDS encoding glutathione S-transferase family protein: MADLQLVIGDKKFSSWSLRPWILLKESKIPFTEISLTLNTPEFYEKIKLYSNAGKVPVLIDGDVKVWDTLSIVEYLAETFPEKNLWPKDKAARALARSIAAEMHSGFSDLRKNLSMNIVEKLHGKTFPDEAWKDIRRIESIWKECLTVYKGPFLFGKEFSIADAFYAPVVGRFLTYGIELGPEASGYISKISNLYSYKEWVDGALKK, translated from the coding sequence ATGGCAGACCTTCAACTGGTGATCGGAGATAAAAAATTCTCCTCTTGGTCCTTGCGGCCTTGGATTCTATTAAAAGAAAGTAAAATACCTTTTACCGAAATTTCTCTAACGTTGAACACACCCGAGTTTTACGAAAAGATAAAACTCTATTCGAACGCGGGCAAGGTTCCGGTTCTAATCGACGGCGACGTCAAGGTCTGGGACACTCTGAGCATCGTTGAATATTTGGCGGAAACCTTTCCCGAAAAAAATCTCTGGCCGAAAGACAAGGCCGCGAGGGCTTTGGCTCGTTCCATCGCTGCGGAAATGCATTCCGGTTTTTCCGATCTAAGAAAGAATTTATCGATGAACATCGTGGAAAAACTCCACGGCAAAACGTTTCCGGACGAAGCGTGGAAAGATATACGAAGAATCGAATCCATCTGGAAGGAATGTCTGACCGTTTACAAAGGACCTTTTCTTTTCGGGAAAGAATTTTCGATCGCGGACGCTTTCTACGCGCCCGTTGTGGGGAGATTTCTCACATACGGAATCGAACTCGGCCCCGAAGCCTCCGGTTATATTTCCAAGATCAGCAATCTTTATTCTTACAAAGAATGGGTGGACGGAGCCTTAAAAAAATAA
- the msrA gene encoding peptide-methionine (S)-S-oxide reductase MsrA, with amino-acid sequence MFHSKVLFSFFLSLFFFSSLFAVPKTEKATFAGGCFWCMEGPFESLPGVISVTSGYSGGKEVNPTYEDVGYGRTGHRESVQIEFDPSKIRYADLLKVFWKQINPTDNGGQFADRGNQYRTGIFYHNDSQKKAAEESKQEIAQSGKFSAPIVVEIIPFTAFYPAEGYHQNYYKTNPDHYKAYRKGSGREAYLENLWGKH; translated from the coding sequence ATGTTCCACTCTAAAGTTTTGTTTTCATTTTTCCTTTCGTTGTTCTTTTTTTCCTCTTTGTTCGCGGTTCCTAAAACGGAAAAGGCCACGTTTGCGGGCGGTTGTTTTTGGTGTATGGAGGGTCCCTTCGAATCTCTTCCCGGCGTGATCTCCGTAACATCTGGTTATTCCGGCGGAAAGGAAGTGAATCCGACATACGAAGACGTAGGTTACGGAAGAACCGGTCACAGAGAAAGCGTTCAGATCGAATTCGATCCGTCCAAGATTCGTTACGCGGATCTCTTAAAAGTTTTTTGGAAACAGATCAATCCCACGGACAACGGAGGTCAGTTCGCGGATCGAGGCAATCAATACAGAACCGGAATTTTTTATCACAACGATTCTCAGAAAAAAGCGGCGGAAGAATCCAAACAAGAGATCGCACAATCCGGAAAATTCTCCGCTCCGATCGTGGTGGAAATCATTCCTTTTACCGCGTTTTATCCGGCCGAAGGTTATCATCAAAACTACTACAAAACGAACCCCGATCATTATAAGGCGTATCGTAAAGGTTCGGGAAGGGAAGCGTATCTCGAAAATCTCTGGGGCAAACACTGA
- a CDS encoding PAS domain-containing protein yields MCVENQNGEGAGKTNLSSILTSYFYQYPHAMFITDRDGTIEYINPVFENLSGYKRNELIGKNPKVFQSGTHGSEFYEELWKTILSGKEYEGDFLNRNGSGETISWKERITPLRDETGNISNFLCRVDLPSNGSATAISSQGSFVSTEAVQSGKIRESLFPKLQKEYGLTYQEAKICELLVAGQTRDNLVRQLGVHSGTLKNHLKAIYRKTIEKDLEEPGQGRDKLQRLTMFLIRLC; encoded by the coding sequence ATGTGTGTTGAAAATCAAAACGGAGAAGGCGCGGGGAAAACGAATCTTTCCTCGATATTAACTTCTTACTTTTATCAATATCCTCACGCGATGTTCATCACGGATCGGGACGGAACGATCGAATATATCAATCCGGTTTTCGAGAATCTTTCCGGTTATAAACGAAACGAATTGATCGGAAAAAATCCGAAAGTATTTCAATCGGGAACGCACGGTTCCGAATTTTACGAAGAGCTTTGGAAAACCATTCTTTCCGGAAAGGAATACGAAGGAGATTTTTTAAACCGAAATGGTTCGGGGGAAACGATTTCCTGGAAGGAAAGAATCACTCCGCTTCGCGACGAGACCGGGAATATTTCAAATTTCTTATGTAGAGTGGATCTACCTTCGAACGGATCGGCGACGGCGATTTCTTCCCAAGGAAGTTTCGTTTCGACCGAGGCGGTTCAAAGCGGTAAAATCAGAGAATCCCTTTTCCCGAAACTTCAAAAAGAATACGGTCTTACCTATCAGGAAGCGAAGATCTGCGAACTTCTCGTTGCCGGCCAGACGAGGGACAATCTCGTCCGTCAGTTGGGCGTACATTCAGGAACTCTAAAGAACCACCTCAAGGCGATTTACAGAAAAACGATCGAAAAGGATTTGGAGGAACCGGGTCAGGGCAGGGACAAACTGCAAAGGCTTACGATGTTTTTGATTCGTCTTTGTTAA
- a CDS encoding NAD(P)-binding protein produces the protein MKIAILGSGIAGLSACWYLSKEHEVVLIERHSLPGMDAHGTDVALKDKIFRFDVPFRAFKQNYYPCLIEMYNEAGIEFRPVDYSFSLSERDGSTYFQFSTFGLGGNFYPFVSPVCFQSGESRKIFSDSIRFYGESANQWESLKGEQLTISAFLQRFGYSKAFEEKYLIPMFATINTCTLKSAKNYPAEAVIRYHARGLKFLRFLTASHGTRDITERLSVKAKEVRLKSNPRKIELNGKKVFVSFDQGREEFDRVVVATPANQAIELLPDEMQREKELLAAFRYEESEILMHTDSSFMPNKKRHWAPLCFTLSPETDKPSATIRLNKVLPEIGKAEIFQTWNPLEEPKQGTLISRSRFERPIIDLKNQRTIDELKSLQEQPGRKVWFCGSYARYGIPLLEAGVSTSLDVTRWVENSLRS, from the coding sequence ATGAAAATCGCAATCTTAGGAAGTGGAATCGCGGGACTCAGCGCTTGCTGGTATCTGAGTAAAGAACACGAAGTGGTTTTGATCGAACGTCATTCTCTTCCGGGAATGGACGCGCACGGAACGGATGTCGCGTTAAAGGATAAGATCTTTCGATTCGACGTTCCTTTCCGAGCTTTCAAACAAAATTATTATCCTTGTCTGATCGAAATGTACAACGAAGCGGGAATCGAATTCAGACCCGTGGATTATTCCTTTTCACTCAGCGAAAGGGACGGCTCGACTTACTTTCAATTCTCCACATTCGGACTCGGCGGAAATTTTTATCCGTTCGTTTCTCCGGTTTGTTTTCAAAGCGGAGAATCCAGAAAAATCTTTTCGGATTCGATTCGGTTTTACGGAGAATCCGCAAATCAATGGGAATCTCTCAAAGGAGAACAACTTACGATCTCCGCGTTTCTGCAAAGGTTCGGATATTCGAAAGCCTTCGAGGAAAAATATCTGATTCCGATGTTTGCGACGATCAACACCTGCACTCTCAAAAGCGCCAAAAATTATCCGGCGGAAGCGGTGATCCGTTATCACGCGCGGGGTTTGAAGTTTCTTCGTTTTTTAACCGCGAGCCACGGAACGAGGGACATCACCGAAAGACTTTCCGTCAAAGCCAAAGAGGTTCGATTGAAATCCAATCCCAGAAAAATCGAACTCAACGGTAAAAAAGTTTTTGTTTCCTTCGACCAAGGTAGGGAAGAATTCGATCGGGTCGTGGTCGCAACTCCGGCCAACCAGGCGATCGAACTTTTACCGGACGAGATGCAAAGGGAAAAGGAACTTCTCGCAGCCTTTCGTTACGAAGAATCGGAAATTCTGATGCACACGGATTCTTCCTTTATGCCCAACAAAAAAAGACATTGGGCGCCTCTTTGTTTTACTCTTTCGCCCGAAACGGACAAACCATCGGCTACGATCCGTCTGAACAAGGTTCTTCCCGAAATCGGGAAGGCCGAAATCTTTCAAACCTGGAATCCATTGGAAGAACCGAAACAAGGAACCCTGATTTCAAGATCCAGATTCGAAAGACCGATCATCGATCTCAAAAATCAAAGGACCATCGACGAACTCAAGTCGCTTCAGGAACAACCGGGAAGAAAGGTTTGGTTCTGCGGATCGTATGCAAGATATGGAATTCCTCTTTTGGAAGCGGGCGTTTCCACCTCTTTGGATGTGACTCGTTGGGTTGAGAATTCGTTACGCTCGTAA
- a CDS encoding class I SAM-dependent methyltransferase — protein MSFFKNQKQEEAPDTIAHLYLNPENSSWANFGYWKNTNDYPEACKTLAILLGKKAKLEPGLKVLDLGFGCGDQFFVWKEEFSVDFSDLTGVNSSAVQVEFAKNLIDLRADSSPKLICAPIEKTIVSFTHQSFDKILCLDSTVFFTDRKEFCEQAFRILKPGGALISAELILKNSKLGLFDSWLRDRICALSSIPKKNRVTTDSLSQILKSSGFVVDGFDFLETEMFSGFSNFLKHKTKDAKIPKKIARKYAAFADFLGGPRMSRYFQFVLYAAVKPKTN, from the coding sequence ATGTCTTTCTTTAAAAATCAAAAACAAGAAGAAGCCCCCGATACGATCGCACATCTTTATCTCAATCCGGAGAATTCCTCCTGGGCCAACTTCGGTTATTGGAAGAACACGAACGATTATCCCGAGGCTTGTAAAACGTTAGCGATTCTTCTCGGCAAGAAGGCGAAACTCGAACCGGGTCTTAAGGTTTTGGACTTGGGCTTCGGTTGCGGAGATCAATTCTTCGTATGGAAGGAAGAATTCTCCGTGGACTTTTCCGATCTTACCGGAGTCAACTCGTCCGCGGTCCAAGTGGAATTTGCAAAAAATCTGATAGACTTGCGGGCGGATTCTTCCCCGAAACTGATCTGCGCTCCGATCGAGAAAACGATCGTCTCATTTACGCATCAGTCCTTTGATAAGATTCTTTGTCTGGACAGCACTGTTTTCTTTACGGACCGAAAAGAATTTTGCGAACAAGCCTTTCGAATTTTGAAACCCGGCGGGGCTTTGATCTCCGCCGAGTTGATCTTGAAGAATTCCAAACTCGGTTTGTTCGATTCTTGGTTGAGGGATCGGATCTGCGCGTTAAGTTCCATCCCGAAAAAAAATCGGGTCACAACTGATTCTCTTTCTCAAATCTTAAAGTCTTCCGGGTTTGTCGTAGACGGTTTCGATTTTTTAGAAACGGAAATGTTCTCGGGGTTTTCGAATTTTCTGAAACACAAGACGAAGGATGCGAAGATTCCCAAAAAAATCGCGCGTAAGTACGCGGCCTTCGCGGATTTTCTCGGCGGCCCGAGGATGAGCCGCTACTTTCAGTTCGTTTTGTATGCGGCCGTGAAGCCGAAGACGAATTAG